TGCCACCGCTGGCGGCGAAAGTGTAGCTGTGGGTTCCTGTCCCATTCAGGATCATGGTGGCGACCGTTGTCGTGCCGCTGAGCGAAACGGTTTGCGCACCGGTGGTTGGGTCATCCCCAAAATAGGCAACTGCGCCGACCCCGTTGGGCACAGCGCCCGTCCAGGCACCTGCGGTTGGCCAGGTATTGCTCGGGCCTTTCCAGCGCGAGAGTCCGCTGAGGTCGGGGACGAGTTCAAAACCGCCTGTCACTGTTTTCCAACCGGAGGGAGACCCCCAGCCGGTGAATGTGGTATTTGCCGCCAGGGTGGACATGGTGGCCGTGATGCTGCCCTGGGTTACAAAGAAGCCGGTTGTGGTGGATGCCGACGAAGTCGTGAACGGTGTGCCGATCCAGTTGTTGACGGACATCGTGCCGGTCGATGCAAGTACGCTGCTGAAGGTCAGAATGCCTCCGCTGGTTCCCTGGTAATCGATCACGGAAGCGCCGCTCTTGCTGAAGCCGCCGATGGAATCGGAAAAGCCGTTGGTGCTCAAGGTGGCGGAACCCAGGTTCAGGGTCATGGTGTTGGCAAAAATGTTGCCGGCCCCGATGGCTACGGCACCCTGGGTGATATTGAGGCTTCCCGTGAAGGTGTTGGATCCGGTGAATGTTTCGGTGCCCGTGCCGGTTTTGGTCAACGTGCCATTACCGCTAATTACGCCGTCGTAGTTTACGGACAGATTATTGCCGCCAAAAGTCAGGGTGCCTCCAACCATGCTGACGTTGCCGCCGGCCGCTCCGCCGCCGGAAAGTCCTGCAATGGTGTCAGTCATTCCATTGACATTAAAAATCGCCCCGGCGGTGTTGGCCAGAACGACGGCGCTTTGGCTGGCGATATGGTTGCTGCCGCCGAGCAGAAGAGTGCCGCCATTGAGGAAGGTGGTTCCGGTGTAGGTGTTGTTCCCGCCGAGAACCACCACGCCTCCGCTTTGCCCCTGGACGGTTAGATTTTGATTGGCCCCGGAAATGATGCCGCTGATCGTCAGGGTGCTGCCGCTGACGGCTCCCACAGAGCCGCCCCCGCCGGTGAGTGTGATGGCGCCCGAATACGTGTTGTTGCCGCTCTGGTTCCAAAGCGAGGCTTCATTCGTGACGCCCGCGCCTGTCATCGTGAGGGGCTCGGCAGCCAGGGTGATGTTGCCGGCAAGCTCCAAGGTGGCGCCGCTGTTGACAGTGGTGCCAGCGCCCGTTGCGCCGAGCGCCGTGGCGATGGTTGCGCGCAAAATACCCGCACTGACCGTTGTGGCGCCGGTGTAGGTGTTGGTGCCTGTGCCGCCTAAAATGGCGGTACCGTCGCCGGTTTTCAACAGACTCGTGGTTCCGCCATTGTCACGGATGCGCTTTGTATTGTTAATGACGGCTCCCGTATCCGGGTCGAGCGTGAGAACGTAGGCGCCGGTGCCATCGGTCTGCAGTGTGGTGGCGCCATTGCCTGTGAGATTAAGGGTGGTGCCGGCGGCGGCGGCGATGGTTGAATCGGCTCCGATCAGTATGTTTCCGGTATAGGTGTTGGTGCCTGAGAGGTTGTAGAGAGCGCCGAGGTCGTTATAGCCCGCCCCCTCCAGAGTTAGGGCTTCGTTTGCAACCGTGATATTATTTGCAAGGGCGAGAGTGCCCGACTGGGTGGCGCTGGAGTTGACAATGGTCCCATTGGCGGTCGATCCCAAGGCCAGGTTATTGGCGGCAATAAGCACGCCATTATTGACAGTGGTGAGGCCGGAGTAGGTGTTTGAGCCTGACAAAACGGAAGTCCCATTTCCATTTTTGGTGTAAGTCCCGGTTCCCCCGATATTGCCGCTGAATGTCGTGGTTCCGGCATCCGTGAAATCGTTGATGTTGTTCGCGCCCATGCTGATGTTGCCGGAAAAGGTCAATCCGGTGCCGGTGAAATGGTCGATTTCCAGATTGTTGCCCAATTGCAGGCTGGCCGCGATGGTCTGGTCCGCCGCGCCAGTCGGAGTGTTCAACACCTCAATACGCGAGATCGCGACGGCCCCGGCATTTTGATTCGTGGTGACCGGAGCGGGCGCCTTCATCACGAGCAATTGCGCGCTGCCGGTGCCAACGGTGTACGAATCGATGCCGCCGAAAATCATGGATCCGACGGTTTGGGTGCTGCTGACATTGATCGTCATGCTGGGCGAATTGGTCGCGAACAGATCCGTGAAGAAAACCGTGTCGCTTGTGCTTGGCCGTACATTATTCGGGCTTGTTCCGTTATTGGTCCAGTTGCTGTAGGTGTTCAGCGCGCTCCACTGGTTGTTGCTGGCGGTGGAGGTTTCGTAATTGGTCCAGCAATCGCCCGCGCCGGTGACGCTCATGGAGAAGTTCCGGATTTCAGATACTTGGGTGGCGCCGCCTGTACCTGCGGTGAAGCCGGCGACAAAGTCGTTGGGCCGCGTCCCGCTTAACGTGCCCGTGGCCACTGTTATAAAACTGCCGCTGTAACCGAATTGGAGCTGTACCGTGACGCTGTTGTCGGCGCCGATGATGACCTGCGCGCTGCGATACTGGGCTGCGTCCTGGTCGGGGCGTGTGGTGGCCGACTGGAAATTCAGGTTGCTGTTGGTGGCTGTGATGCCAGGAACCAGGGAAATGCCGTTTGTCGTGGTGCCATTTGCCTGGGCAAGGGTAGCCGTGCCGCCAAGGTAGCTATAATTGCTGACTGTCGTGGTGCCGGGCAGGATGGTTCCCGACCCGCTGCCGGCTCCGCGGATGTCGGCGTTGTTGGCATAAAAGCCTGGTCCGTCAGACCGGCCTTCGGTTGGATTGGAGTAGTTTCCCCAAGTATCCAGGCCGACGCCCACATAACCAGCGGGTATGCCGTTGATGTTGGTGGGCGTGTTTTTTTGGGCGTAACCCATCGAACCGCCAAAGGCCCCGGGCGCGAACTGGACGTTTGCATTGGCGAGAAATGCGGTCAGGCCGTCGGCGGCGGGATTGGTTCCCGACCAAAACGTGTAATCAAATTTGTAGGTGACCGTGGCGCCAGCTGCGGGGATGGCTGCCGCAGAAATGGCCGCATTGGCCTGGTTGTTGACGTCGGTGGTCAGGCGAAGCCAGCCCTGGCCGGGCGAATCGATCTGGGTTTTCCCAAATTCAGGATCGCCATTGGTTTGATAATCCGGGGCCGCGTTGTTTGTGGTAAAAGGAGTGGCGCCGGAGGTGAGGCGGGGGCCGGGCGAGGAGGTGGTGGCGGTTTGAGCGCCACCATAGAAGATCCAACCGGGTGCGGTGGAATTATTGAAATTTTCCTGGTAGATGAATTGGGCATTGGAGGGGGTGGGTACGGCCAGCAGCCAGAGTGTGACGGCAAACGCCGTCGCGAGCCCTTTGAATGGCTGGCTGTTAAATTTCATAAAATGAGCCACATTGTTTGAATGGCTCCCCGCGTAACGTCCCCGAGTGCGGGATATTTTTATCAGATGGAGACTCTTATAACAAACCCTAATCTAAAAATTGAGGATTTATAAGTTTTAATACATCGTCCGAAAATAACTAATGACGGGATTCCTTGATGGACTGGCGCAGGTATCGTTCCACTTCCAACCGGGCTTGCCCCAGATCCGGGTACCCCGTCACCACAATTTCCAAAACCTGTTGTCCGAGCTGCCGCTTCCCTTCGATTACAGCCTCAAACCTGCGAAAACGGCTTCCATCCACTGATGGCCATTCGCGAAGCCCTTTAACATCGCGTTGTTCCGAAAGCACATAAAAAACATGGAGAATCCGCCCATTCCAGCGAAATGTGTACATGCGAAGAGGCAGGCGTAATCCCGTCAAGTCCAACACTTCCTCCCCGGCTGATTCCAGCAGAGTGCCGCCCGCCGCAGGCAGGCAGATTTCAGGCGAATGGCTTCGTGCGAGAGTTTCGGCGCCTTTTCCGGGATTCCATCGAAAACTGAACACGTTCCAAGTACTTCCATCCGGGCGCTTCATGACTCCCTGCCAGCCTTCATCATAGCGAAGAATGCTTTTGATTTCGGACGGAATTTCGCGCTTTTCATAGCTCGCCCCCTTGGGCGGCCACTCCAGTTTCCACTCCGCCAAATGGGGCTGCGGGTGTTCGTGAAGCCGGTACCAGCCTTCCGTCAGCACTTCGACCAGGAATATCCAGACCAACAAAACAACCGCTGCGCGGAATGGCGGAAGCGAAACAGACGGGATTTTGATTCTCGGCTGCGGGTCGCGTGGTTCCGGCGCTGTCCTGAGCCTGGCTGCGACGAGCAATAAAACCGCAAAGGACAAAGATAAAATGAGCAGCCCGGCAGGATCATGCCAGGAGGCGAGAGCGGCCTGTCCGCGTAGCACGCACAAACCGGTCAAAAAAAGAGCCCGCAGCAGGTTGAAAACGACGGCGCACACAAGCCCGAAGGCCAGCAATCCTCCGCGCCGCGCCGGTCTGAGTTGGTAAAACTCTCCGACAAACAGGGAGGCCATCAAAGTGGACTGAAGCGACCGTATTCCACTGCAGGCTTCATTGATGCCGATCACGCCCTGGGAGAGGTGGATCAGATTTCCCTGTTGCACCGCCCATACGCCGAGCCAGTTCATGACTTCCACCGTCACCCCCGCCACACCGCGCATGAGGTTTTGTTCCAGGGCCGTTTCGAGTCCCGTGGGCCAGGGAACAGACAGCAACATGAAAGCAAATGGAAAAATAAAATGCCGCACCCAGCTCCGGCCCCCTGACAAATAGATCATCCATACCGTAATCGCGAGTACCACGAGGGCCAGAGCCCAACTGACCAGCCGCCAGTCGGGATTGGCTTCCTGCAACAGGCGGATTGGCAAAAGACAGAAAGCAACGATCCAGCCCGTCCAAGCCGGGAATTGAGCAGGCCTGTCCGGTGGCGGCCGTGACATCCAACGCAACCAGAGCAAATAGCCGGACAGGAAGGGCATGAGCCAGCCGTAGCTGTATTGGGGATTCAGCGTCCAATCCGCGGATAACTGTTTGACCAACATCAGCCAGAGAAGCGCAAGCAGGACCGGAACAGACCGGTGCCGAAGCCGAGAATGAAAAAAACCGGACATAAGAACAAATCCATTGAACCCCAAGTCCGGCCATTTGCGAGACAGAAAGCGATTGGATGTGAGGCTGCGGACGGGTAGAATGGCGGCGTGGCTGACAAATCGCAAATCCCCGCCCGGCGGCGGGCTTTCTTCCGTTCCCTGATGGTGATTGGATTGATAGCCGGGATTGCGCTTGCTCCCCCCATTTACCGCAGGGCAAAAATAGTACGCGCCCATTGGATTGGCAGGCAAGTTGCCGGCCTGATCGAACAACAACAGTACGCCGAGGCCCTGAAAAAGGCGCAGACCGCCTGGCTGCTGGCGCCGAAGGATCCGGAAGTTTTGCGCCTGATGGCCCGGCTTTACAGCGGCATCAATTCCGAATATGCGTTTGCCTTTTGGGACTCGCTCCTGGCCGACAGGAACTGCACGGACGAAGATCTGCGGCAGTATGCGCGTTTCGCCCTCATCTCGCGGCGCATTCCCGAAGCTAAAGTTGGGCTCAACCGACTGCTGGAACATTCGGGCAAGCAAACCGAAAATCTCTTTCTGGCCGGAGAATTTTATTTTGCCACCGGCGACACCGCGCGCGGCCTGGAGTTTTTCCACAAGGCTGTGGAAGGCGATCCCGGCAACCGCGAAGTCAAACTCGCCCTCTGCCGCGCCTTGTTGCAGGCCGGAGGCCCCGGCCCTGTGCGGGAGGCGACTCTTCTGCTCGGCCAGCTTGCGGACGGCAGGGACCCGGCGGCTCTTTCGGCCATCGCCATGTTGTCTCGCATTTTGCCTTCGGGTTCACCCGAGTTCACCCGGCTGACCGGGCTTCTGGATCAGTACCCGGCGTCCGGCGAGGACAAGGGGTTGCTGCTGCTGGAACTCAAAATTCGCGCCAACCCCGCCGGGACCGCCGACCTTTTGGAACAGTTCCGCAAGAATTACGACGCCCGGGCGCCCGGACAGCGTGTGCAAGCGGGCCGCTGGTTGAACCAACAACACTATTATGCCGAAGCCACCCGGCTCATCAACCCCGGCGAGGCGTTGCAGCGCCAGGATTTGTTTTTGGTTTGGGCGGATGCCATGGCTTCACAAAACAAGTGGGCGGAACTCGATCAAGCGCTGTCAAAAAATTCCGCCCCGCTCGATCCCTTTTTGGCAGTCATGTTCCGGGCCAGGGCCGCGCGGGAGCTGGGCCACCCTGAGCTGAAAAATTTATTGTGGTCCAGGGCGCTGAACGAAGCCGGCAGGCGCTCCGATGCCCTATGGTATATGGCCGGGTATGCCGAAAAACTTCATGAATACGACCTGGCAAAGGAAGCGTATGCGCGGTTGATCCGGATGCCGGATGCGGGGGACGCCGCATTCCTTGCAATGATCCATTTTCTGGAGCGGGCCGGAGACACACGGGGCTTGCGCGACCTGATGCTGGAACTTTCACAAAAACCCGCCCGGCAGGATGCTGCGGTTAACGACCTGGCCTATTTGAATTTGCTCCTGGGCGAAAAAATCGGGGAGTCCTGCCGCCAGGGGGAGGCGCTTCTCGCCAGGAACCCGCTCATGATGGCCTATCGTGTTACTTGCGCGTTGGGTTATTTGCGGCAATATGAGCCAGGGACGGCCCGAAGGGTTTATGAGGCGGCCCGAATCCGTGACCTCACAGCGCTGCAACCGGGTTGGCAGGCGGTCTATGCCGCAATCCTCGGGGCTGATGGCGATGTTCCAAAGGCGCGGGCCCTTGCCCGGCTTATCCCTCAACAAGCCTTGAAACCTGAGGAAAAGGCGCTTATCCTGCCGTATCTTTAAGTGTGTTTAAGGTTAGTCGGGTAGAATTGTAATTGTTCATGCAACAGAATTCCATGGAACGACTGGGGGCGTCGAACGGCGGTTCTTCCGAACTTCGACGCCTGCTTTTGATTGAAGACGATGAAAGCTTGTCGGATGTCATCCGGTTGAGCCTTAAAAGCGCGCAGTATGACGTGATCTGCTGCGTGGACGGTCACAGCGGGTTGGAGACGGCAAAAAACAATAACATCGATCTGGTGTTATGCGATGTGCATCTGCCGGACATGAGCGGATTGGAAATCACCCAGGCGTTGCACAAGCAGAAGGCGCACCTCCCGATTATTGTCATGAGCGGGTTTGCCACGAGCAGCACCGCGATCGAAGCCACCCGGAACGGGGCCTATGATTTCCTGTTGAAACCGTTCCCGTTAGAGGATTTGCTCGCAATCCTCGACCAGGCCTGGAATGCCAGCAACCTGCGCTGCAAACAGGTCACGCTGGATGCCCCCGACGCCGGCGAAGGAACCATGATCGGCAAGAGCAAGGTGATGCAGGATGTTTTCAAACAGGTTGGACGCCTCGCCGACCGGTCCATGAATGTGGTCATTCGCGGGGAAACCGGCACGGGCAAGGAAATGATTGCCCGCGCGCTCTTCCAGTACGGGGATCGTTCCGCCGAGCCCTTCATTCCGGTGAACTGCGCGGCCATTCCGGAAACCCTTCTTGAAAGCGAACTGTTCGGCCATGAACGGGGGGCTTTTACCGGAGCGCATTCCACGCGGATCGGACGTTTTGAGCAGGCTAAAAACGGGACCATTTTTCTGGATGAAATCGGCGAGATGTCGGTGGCCACGCAATCCAAGCTGCTCCGCGTATTGCAGGAAAAGCGATTCCAACGTTTGGGCAGCAAATCGGATATTGCCACCAACGCGCGCGTGATTGCCGCCACCAGCCGGGATTTGCTGCAGGCCATCCAAAAGAACGAATTTCGCGAGGATCTTTTTTACCGTCTGAGCGAGGCGGAAATTTATCTCCCGCCGCTGCGCGAGCGCGGAGACGATCTCCGGCACCTGATCAACACCTTTTTGCTTTATTTTGGAAAGGAATTCGGCGTCGAACGCCCGTCCATCCAAAAGGACGCGATGGAGTTTCTCCTCCGGCAATCCTGGCCCGGAAATGTGCGGGAACTGCGCAATGCGGTGCGCAAAGCCCTGATTGCCTCAAAAGGTTATCCGGTTTCGCTCGAACATGTGCAAAGCGCCGCCTTCAATTTCATCAGCGCCGGGGACGTGAAGGAAACGGGGCTGGGTGAGTTCATACGCCGGCAAATGGAAGCGGCCGCGCGCGGCGAGGCTTCCAACATCATGCAAACGCTGATCAACACGCTGGAAAAGGAAGCCTACGAGATGGCGATCACACTGGCCCGCGGCAACCAGTCCCGGGCGGCGGGCTGGCTTGGGGTCTCCCTCCCCACCATGCGCGAGCGGTTGATGCACTTCGGGCTGCACCCGAAGCAACCGCTGTTTGCTAAAACCAATGGAGGGACGACCGCCGTGTCGTCTCCTGACACAAGTTCGCCTGCGAAACCGAAGCCGCCAAAGCGCAAAGGGAAACAAGCATCGCCGCGAAAGAGCGCATAGAACACAAAGGATTCAAGTATCCCGTTTGAAATTCCTTATCTGCTAGAAAAAGGCTTTTATATAGGCGCTCGTCCTCAGTCCTGCCGTCCACTCCAGCCTTTTTCTCTCTTTCGCTTTGCTATAGGCTTCTTGCTGTTCCGGTGTCCCATCTGTGATTGGAATGGGAAGGTGGAGTGCTTTTAACTCATCACGCGCAGCCATATCCACATTTTTTTGCCTCATGGCTTGGACGATTGTGTTTTCCTTGATATCGATCCTGAACTCCTCATAAAGCACGCCTTGGGCTTTTAAAGCCTTTGTCAATTCATCCCAATTCCCCTTAAATTGATCTTGTACAATCCTGTTGATCCTCTCATTCACAACACTTTCCGGAACAGAGAAGCCATTCTTTTTGAACTCTTGAATTATGAGTCGCCGATCAATCAAATCATTTAATGCTTTGATTCTTGCCGCTTTGACGCCTTCGAGCAATTTGCCCTTGTCAGCAGGATATTTTTCTCTCAGGCCACGCTCTGCGGAATCCGCATTTTTTCGCACATCCGAGAAGGTGATGACATCGTCATTCACAACAGCGGCGATGCCATCAACAACCTGCCCGCTCAACAAGCCGCTGTTCAATACAAACCAGCCCAGGATAAGTAAGAAATGTTTTCCCATGGAATTTCTAACGATTGATTGTGAATGTCACATCCGCCAACGCCAATTGCTCGTTGTCCTTGATTTCGTGTGTTACGACTGGATTGGAAATACCCATGCGATGGAGAGTTGTCTCAATTCTTTTTGCGTCCCGATATGCCGCGAAGTCGCTGTAGAGACTTCCAATTTCGGCTTCCGCACCATCGAGAATGTCATTTTCGGCCAGAGAACCCGCGCCTTTAATTTGGATTGATTTTATGGACGGGTTTGGCTGGAGCACCACCACAACTTTCACGCCGCCCGCCATCGCTTCATCGTAAATGCGGAGGTTCTTGAACAGCCCGGTGGCATAGAGCTTCCGGATGTCCCGCGCTACCGCTGCAATTGAATAAGCTCCTCCTTTTTTCATGCTCATTATTTCCAGAATGAAATTCTTGTCGGGTTTTCTGGGGCCTGCATATTCCAGTTCTATCTCTCCGATATTCGGGCTCTTTGAGTCCGCCACGGGAGATGATTGTTTGTTTGCAGCCGCTTCTTTTTGCTGCTCATTGGCAGCCTCGACGGGCCGCAATATTCCCAGCATGACAACGAAGGCTGTGGCAACCATTCCGATTCCAGCCAGTCTGAGCAGGCCCAGTCGTGTTCTCACCACTCTCGAGACGTCAAACATCCGTTCGACTCTGCGGCCGAGGGCTGAGCGAAATGATGCCATGGGAATACCGGCCGTGAGCAGGCTCTTCTCGCAGAGTTGGCATTCGGCCAAATCCACCAACTGCATGGCATAGCGGCCCGGATTCTCAGTCTGGCTAACTACCCAATCATCACAAACTTCCTCCGCGCGCTCTTCCTGCCGCCATGCAGTCCACCAGGCCAATGGGTGAAAAAACAGGAGCGCCGCTGTTAGATGTCCGGCCAACTGCCACCAGGCGTCATGCCGTTTCAGATGGCCGAGTTCGTGAAGAAGAACTTCGGAAGTTGGGTTGGGATTGGAAGCGGGAAGAACGATGGCCGGGTTCCATAGGCCAATCAATGCCGGGCTTGAAACCACATCGCTGACACAGACCACCGGCGCTTTCAGGCTCACATTCTCCGCCAGGAGCGCGGCTTTCTGCTGAATTTGCTCCGATGCGGCCCATGTTTGCTTGCGCCAGCCCGCCACCCGCGCATAGGCAATCCCCAGACGGGCAAGCATCACGATGATACCCGCGAACCATACCCCCATCAACACATGTACTAATGAAAAATGACGGCCAGTAACTGCAACATCTGTGTTCCTTTCCAAG
This genomic window from Candidatus Methylacidiphilales bacterium contains:
- a CDS encoding autotransporter-associated beta strand repeat-containing protein: MKFNSQPFKGLATAFAVTLWLLAVPTPSNAQFIYQENFNNSTAPGWIFYGGAQTATTSSPGPRLTSGATPFTTNNAAPDYQTNGDPEFGKTQIDSPGQGWLRLTTDVNNQANAAISAAAIPAAGATVTYKFDYTFWSGTNPAADGLTAFLANANVQFAPGAFGGSMGYAQKNTPTNINGIPAGYVGVGLDTWGNYSNPTEGRSDGPGFYANNADIRGAGSGSGTILPGTTTVSNYSYLGGTATLAQANGTTTNGISLVPGITATNSNLNFQSATTRPDQDAAQYRSAQVIIGADNSVTVQLQFGYSGSFITVATGTLSGTRPNDFVAGFTAGTGGATQVSEIRNFSMSVTGAGDCWTNYETSTASNNQWSALNTYSNWTNNGTSPNNVRPSTSDTVFFTDLFATNSPSMTINVSSTQTVGSMIFGGIDSYTVGTGSAQLLVMKAPAPVTTNQNAGAVAISRIEVLNTPTGAADQTIAASLQLGNNLEIDHFTGTGLTFSGNISMGANNINDFTDAGTTTFSGNIGGTGTYTKNGNGTSVLSGSNTYSGLTTVNNGVLIAANNLALGSTANGTIVNSSATQSGTLALANNITVANEALTLEGAGYNDLGALYNLSGTNTYTGNILIGADSTIAAAAGTTLNLTGNGATTLQTDGTGAYVLTLDPDTGAVINNTKRIRDNGGTTSLLKTGDGTAILGGTGTNTYTGATTVSAGILRATIATALGATGAGTTVNSGATLELAGNITLAAEPLTMTGAGVTNEASLWNQSGNNTYSGAITLTGGGGSVGAVSGSTLTISGIISGANQNLTVQGQSGGVVVLGGNNTYTGTTFLNGGTLLLGGSNHIASQSAVVLANTAGAIFNVNGMTDTIAGLSGGGAAGGNVSMVGGTLTFGGNNLSVNYDGVISGNGTLTKTGTGTETFTGSNTFTGSLNITQGAVAIGAGNIFANTMTLNLGSATLSTNGFSDSIGGFSKSGASVIDYQGTSGGILTFSSVLASTGTMSVNNWIGTPFTTSSASTTTGFFVTQGSITATMSTLAANTTFTGWGSPSGWKTVTGGFELVPDLSGLSRWKGPSNTWPTAGAWTGAVPNGVGAVAYFGDDPTTGAQTVSLSGTTTVATMILNGTGTHSYTFAASGGNQTLVFDQTGTTSSAYLTVAGSNANIIGSSSTSGQLVNIQMNDNLAIINNSTAATGLTLGVAGTSATLNTNGKILTFSGDSGTVVNDIITSTGSLVLNGLGSVLLNGADTYTGGTTLNNGALQIGNNAALGAGTFTISGGSVQAYGADRTITNSVAINNSFTVTGSQNLTLSGTQAVTISSNITLTTSSGAGLTFDTNKDLKGSGGLAKQGDGSLTFLS
- a CDS encoding exosortase/archaeosortase family protein; translated protein: MSGFFHSRLRHRSVPVLLALLWLMLVKQLSADWTLNPQYSYGWLMPFLSGYLLWLRWMSRPPPDRPAQFPAWTGWIVAFCLLPIRLLQEANPDWRLVSWALALVVLAITVWMIYLSGGRSWVRHFIFPFAFMLLSVPWPTGLETALEQNLMRGVAGVTVEVMNWLGVWAVQQGNLIHLSQGVIGINEACSGIRSLQSTLMASLFVGEFYQLRPARRGGLLAFGLVCAVVFNLLRALFLTGLCVLRGQAALASWHDPAGLLILSLSFAVLLLVAARLRTAPEPRDPQPRIKIPSVSLPPFRAAVVLLVWIFLVEVLTEGWYRLHEHPQPHLAEWKLEWPPKGASYEKREIPSEIKSILRYDEGWQGVMKRPDGSTWNVFSFRWNPGKGAETLARSHSPEICLPAAGGTLLESAGEEVLDLTGLRLPLRMYTFRWNGRILHVFYVLSEQRDVKGLREWPSVDGSRFRRFEAVIEGKRQLGQQVLEIVVTGYPDLGQARLEVERYLRQSIKESRH
- a CDS encoding sigma-54 dependent transcriptional regulator; this translates as MQQNSMERLGASNGGSSELRRLLLIEDDESLSDVIRLSLKSAQYDVICCVDGHSGLETAKNNNIDLVLCDVHLPDMSGLEITQALHKQKAHLPIIVMSGFATSSTAIEATRNGAYDFLLKPFPLEDLLAILDQAWNASNLRCKQVTLDAPDAGEGTMIGKSKVMQDVFKQVGRLADRSMNVVIRGETGTGKEMIARALFQYGDRSAEPFIPVNCAAIPETLLESELFGHERGAFTGAHSTRIGRFEQAKNGTIFLDEIGEMSVATQSKLLRVLQEKRFQRLGSKSDIATNARVIAATSRDLLQAIQKNEFREDLFYRLSEAEIYLPPLRERGDDLRHLINTFLLYFGKEFGVERPSIQKDAMEFLLRQSWPGNVRELRNAVRKALIASKGYPVSLEHVQSAAFNFISAGDVKETGLGEFIRRQMEAAARGEASNIMQTLINTLEKEAYEMAITLARGNQSRAAGWLGVSLPTMRERLMHFGLHPKQPLFAKTNGGTTAVSSPDTSSPAKPKPPKRKGKQASPRKSA
- a CDS encoding SurA N-terminal domain-containing protein produces the protein MGKHFLLILGWFVLNSGLLSGQVVDGIAAVVNDDVITFSDVRKNADSAERGLREKYPADKGKLLEGVKAARIKALNDLIDRRLIIQEFKKNGFSVPESVVNERINRIVQDQFKGNWDELTKALKAQGVLYEEFRIDIKENTIVQAMRQKNVDMAARDELKALHLPIPITDGTPEQQEAYSKAKERKRLEWTAGLRTSAYIKAFF
- a CDS encoding M56 family metallopeptidase, whose amino-acid sequence is MSTLIFVFITGTTLLLLSGILADRLLSRQGALMQNACLRASFLAVLACPVVLTVVGVLQIRTYTVPVLPPLNMMDGSWGAVAKNLYPTEGAISNFALDVKAKPQSNLERNTDVAVTGRHFSLVHVLMGVWFAGIIVMLARLGIAYARVAGWRKQTWAASEQIQQKAALLAENVSLKAPVVCVSDVVSSPALIGLWNPAIVLPASNPNPTSEVLLHELGHLKRHDAWWQLAGHLTAALLFFHPLAWWTAWRQEERAEEVCDDWVVSQTENPGRYAMQLVDLAECQLCEKSLLTAGIPMASFRSALGRRVERMFDVSRVVRTRLGLLRLAGIGMVATAFVVMLGILRPVEAANEQQKEAAANKQSSPVADSKSPNIGEIELEYAGPRKPDKNFILEIMSMKKGGAYSIAAVARDIRKLYATGLFKNLRIYDEAMAGGVKVVVVLQPNPSIKSIQIKGAGSLAENDILDGAEAEIGSLYSDFAAYRDAKRIETTLHRMGISNPVVTHEIKDNEQLALADVTFTINR